The following proteins are encoded in a genomic region of Vibrio sinaloensis:
- the nagB gene encoding glucosamine-6-phosphate deaminase, with protein MRLIPLNKAAQVGKWAAAHIVKRINDFKPTAERPFVLGLPTGGTPLATYKALIELHQAGEVSFKHVVTFNMDEYIGIPADHPESYRSFMYNNFFNHIDIQEENINLLNGNAEDNEVECKRYEDKIKSYGKINLFMGGVGNDGHIAFNEPASSLSSRTRIKTLTEDTRIANSRFFDGDIEQVPKYALTIGVGTLLDSEEVMILVTGHNKALALEAAVEGSVNHLWTVSALQLHPKAVIVCDEPAQQELKVKTVKYFKELEAKNIEGF; from the coding sequence ATGAGACTTATCCCATTAAACAAAGCCGCACAAGTCGGTAAGTGGGCAGCAGCACACATCGTAAAACGCATCAATGACTTCAAACCGACCGCAGAGCGTCCTTTCGTATTAGGTCTGCCAACTGGTGGTACACCACTTGCCACATACAAAGCTTTGATTGAATTGCATCAAGCAGGCGAAGTGAGCTTCAAGCACGTGGTGACGTTTAATATGGATGAGTACATTGGCATTCCGGCCGATCACCCTGAGTCATACCGCTCGTTTATGTACAACAACTTCTTTAATCACATCGATATCCAAGAAGAAAACATTAACTTGCTTAACGGCAACGCCGAAGACAACGAAGTAGAATGCAAGCGATACGAAGACAAAATCAAGTCTTACGGTAAAATCAACCTATTTATGGGTGGTGTAGGTAACGATGGTCACATCGCGTTTAACGAGCCAGCTTCTTCGCTCTCTTCACGCACTCGTATTAAGACGCTCACTGAAGACACCCGTATCGCCAACTCGCGCTTTTTTGACGGCGATATCGAACAGGTACCTAAATACGCACTCACCATTGGTGTCGGTACGCTTCTTGATTCAGAAGAAGTGATGATTCTAGTCACTGGTCACAACAAAGCGCTGGCGTTAGAAGCTGCGGTTGAAGGTAGCGTGAACCACTTATGGACAGTCTCTGCACTGCAACTGCACCCGAAAGCAGTTATCGTATGTGACGAGCCAGCTCAGCAAGAGCTTAAAGTAAAAACAGTTAAATACTTCAAAGAGTTAGAAGCGAAAAACATCGAAGGTTTCTAA
- a CDS encoding quaternary amine ABC transporter ATP-binding protein translates to MTKPLIEISGLYKVFGPKPQAVMPRVRDGESKDQVLAETGHTVGLKEINLSIKQGEIFVIMGLSGSGKSTLIRHFNRLIDPTEGQILVEGSDIMQLNQKQLEEFRRHKMSMVFQRFGLLPHRTVVDNVAYGLEIQGIEKAKRLDKANQWLDTVGLKGYENQYPSQLSGGQQQRVGLARALCTDAEILLMDEAFSALDPLIRSEMQDQLIELQEKLHKTIVFITHDLDEALRLGDRIAILKDGELVQQGTPDEILLNPADDYVEAFVKDVNRARALTVETVMNPPASRITATTLQEALAQMKGIKQDYAYHVTEDGYQGVLTKEGLLDATKEVSSSDTIDQQHYEQVPSVSPDAVIEEVLVETMSCDYSLPVVDEQGNLQGELERSAVAEIFADSSEEKSESDSDQAKPSVDKAG, encoded by the coding sequence ATGACTAAACCACTTATTGAAATCAGTGGCTTATACAAGGTCTTTGGTCCTAAGCCACAAGCGGTGATGCCGCGCGTTCGCGATGGTGAAAGTAAAGATCAAGTGCTGGCTGAAACCGGGCATACCGTCGGTTTAAAAGAGATCAACCTGAGCATCAAACAGGGCGAGATTTTCGTCATTATGGGGCTATCTGGCTCAGGGAAATCGACCCTAATTCGCCACTTCAACCGCCTTATTGACCCTACCGAAGGCCAAATCTTGGTCGAAGGCAGCGATATTATGCAGCTTAACCAAAAACAGCTCGAAGAGTTTCGTCGTCACAAGATGTCGATGGTCTTCCAGCGCTTTGGGTTGTTGCCACATCGCACAGTGGTCGATAACGTCGCCTACGGCTTGGAAATTCAAGGTATTGAAAAAGCCAAACGACTCGATAAAGCGAACCAGTGGCTCGATACCGTTGGGCTGAAAGGCTATGAAAACCAATACCCCTCTCAACTTTCTGGTGGTCAGCAGCAGCGAGTCGGCCTAGCGCGAGCGCTGTGTACTGACGCAGAGATCTTACTGATGGATGAAGCGTTTTCGGCGCTCGACCCTTTGATCCGCAGTGAAATGCAAGATCAGTTGATCGAGCTGCAAGAGAAGCTGCATAAAACCATCGTATTCATCACTCACGATCTCGACGAAGCGCTGCGACTGGGTGACCGGATTGCAATCCTCAAAGACGGTGAATTGGTTCAGCAAGGCACACCCGATGAAATCTTGCTCAACCCTGCTGACGACTACGTCGAAGCCTTTGTCAAAGACGTCAATCGCGCTCGAGCATTAACCGTCGAAACGGTGATGAATCCACCTGCCTCGCGCATCACCGCCACCACCTTGCAAGAAGCCTTAGCGCAAATGAAAGGGATCAAGCAAGATTATGCGTACCACGTGACCGAAGATGGCTATCAAGGGGTGCTGACCAAAGAAGGATTGCTTGATGCAACCAAAGAGGTCAGCAGTAGCGATACCATCGATCAGCAACACTATGAGCAAGTGCCTTCAGTATCACCTGATGCGGTCATCGAAGAAGTGCTGGTTGAAACCATGTCGTGCGACTACTCTCTGCCAGTGGTCGACGAACAAGGTAACCTGCAAGGTGAGCTAGAACGTAGCGCGGTCGCGGAGATTTTTGCCGACTCTAGTGAAGAGAAAAGCGAATCAGACTCTGATCAGGCGAAGCCTAGCGTCGATAAAGCGGGTTAA
- a CDS encoding ABC transporter substrate-binding protein, producing the protein MKLKTAALLVLSSAALQAQAEECGKVTIADMNWNSASVIANVDRFILEHGYGCDAELIPGDTMPTGTSMIEKGQPDVAPELWSNALKDALDKGVEEKRLRYAGKSLVDGGEEGFWVPAYLVEQYPEIATIEGVKKHAKLFEHPEDPDQSAFYSCPAGWNCQISAGNLFRALGLEESGFTIVDPGSSAGLSGAIAKSYERKEAWFGYYWAPTAVLGKYEMVKVDFGSGVNLDEFVGCTTQAECAEPKPTMYPPSPVHTITTEEFASRAPQAYQYFTKRGFTNAGMNQLLAWMEDNQADGEEAMFYFLEQYPQIWQQWVPQDVAEKIQQAL; encoded by the coding sequence ATGAAACTAAAAACAGCTGCATTACTCGTCCTTTCTTCAGCCGCTCTCCAAGCTCAAGCTGAAGAGTGCGGCAAAGTGACTATCGCTGACATGAACTGGAACTCAGCCAGCGTTATCGCTAATGTTGATCGCTTTATCTTGGAACATGGCTACGGCTGTGATGCGGAGCTTATCCCTGGTGATACTATGCCTACCGGCACCTCGATGATCGAGAAAGGCCAACCAGACGTTGCACCTGAGCTCTGGAGTAATGCGCTCAAAGATGCGCTCGATAAAGGGGTAGAAGAGAAGCGTCTACGCTATGCAGGAAAATCATTGGTTGATGGTGGTGAAGAGGGTTTTTGGGTGCCTGCCTATTTGGTTGAGCAGTACCCAGAAATTGCCACTATTGAAGGGGTCAAAAAACACGCTAAGCTGTTTGAACATCCTGAAGACCCAGACCAGTCGGCTTTCTATAGCTGTCCAGCCGGCTGGAACTGTCAAATCAGTGCCGGTAACTTATTTCGCGCGCTTGGACTCGAAGAGTCGGGCTTTACCATTGTCGATCCGGGATCAAGTGCGGGTCTATCCGGTGCGATCGCCAAATCATACGAACGTAAAGAAGCGTGGTTTGGTTACTACTGGGCACCAACGGCTGTGCTAGGTAAGTACGAAATGGTCAAAGTGGACTTTGGCAGCGGCGTTAACCTAGATGAGTTTGTCGGCTGTACCACCCAAGCAGAATGTGCCGAACCAAAACCTACCATGTACCCGCCTTCACCTGTGCACACCATCACCACCGAAGAGTTTGCTAGCCGTGCACCACAAGCCTATCAGTACTTCACCAAACGCGGCTTCACTAATGCTGGCATGAACCAGTTGCTCGCGTGGATGGAAGACAATCAAGCTGATGGCGAAGAAGCGATGTTCTACTTCCTAGAACAATACCCGCAGATCTGGCAGCAATGGGTGCCACAAGACGTGGCAGAGAAAATTCAACAAGCACTCTAA
- a CDS encoding SgrR family transcriptional regulator, producing the protein MSDTNLLRYYTRIADIQVGSDFKTTLPDVADTLCTSPRHARNLLNQMQQLGWLNWQPKSGRNQRSTLRLHHPVEELKRQLASDRILQGQYEKALALLDHDQVAFGRLLQSTSGATLREGLLHIQLTYKRAFERLVPHQLQRSSERYLLRQIYCCLVSSRSDGQLEPQLAHHWYYAEDALEWSFFLRPNLTFHDNSPITAQCIVDLFNKLTELDDYRSELNHLTQVSSPSPNKVVFKLSQPDQGFGGLISGVKYSIQPPSQVDQTASMLVIGSGPFEVIEHSDAKLCLKAFDRYYACRALTDQVTIWHLDENELQDRQIETNQPEATVRKQCNYYVSHAVSKKVERDVKQSRTEDGCLFVVFNQCGDTVLSDRQRRFLSTYITPQKVFDYLDQTGLLFGCELASNLLPMWHKITRPAMPAAELPKKIDIAIYDYSSLSSCALAVKHLLEQLGVEVTINSYNYRQLTALSISGQLSESMIITNINLDDNRHASAFNSLYHNPIIQRCIGESSKQWLMEHLTQLRSQTPLPDYLDALEPIASALINQFWLSPLFHHRQTLRFQGVLKDVALTNWGWPDIKNVWTTG; encoded by the coding sequence ATGTCAGATACCAATTTACTCCGCTATTACACTCGTATCGCAGATATCCAGGTCGGCAGCGACTTCAAAACCACCCTTCCAGATGTCGCGGATACCCTGTGTACCAGCCCACGTCACGCTCGCAACTTATTGAATCAGATGCAGCAACTGGGATGGTTAAACTGGCAGCCCAAATCTGGACGCAACCAACGCTCGACCTTACGCCTTCATCACCCGGTGGAAGAGCTAAAACGGCAATTGGCAAGCGACAGGATATTGCAAGGACAGTATGAGAAAGCACTCGCTTTACTCGATCATGACCAAGTCGCGTTTGGCCGCTTGTTGCAAAGTACGTCTGGTGCCACCCTACGAGAAGGCCTTTTGCATATTCAATTAACCTATAAGCGCGCATTCGAGCGTTTGGTGCCCCACCAACTGCAACGTTCAAGTGAGCGTTACTTACTACGTCAAATCTATTGCTGCCTTGTCTCTAGCCGCAGTGACGGGCAACTAGAGCCACAGCTGGCGCACCATTGGTACTACGCTGAAGATGCTCTGGAATGGTCTTTCTTTCTGCGACCCAACTTAACGTTTCACGACAATAGTCCGATCACGGCTCAGTGCATTGTCGATCTGTTCAACAAATTGACTGAGCTTGACGACTACCGCAGCGAACTGAATCACTTAACCCAGGTATCTTCTCCCAGCCCCAATAAAGTCGTGTTTAAACTGAGCCAGCCCGACCAAGGATTTGGCGGTCTTATCTCGGGGGTGAAATATTCGATTCAACCGCCAAGCCAAGTCGACCAAACAGCCTCAATGTTGGTCATTGGTTCCGGGCCATTTGAGGTTATCGAACACTCCGATGCAAAACTGTGCCTCAAAGCATTTGACCGCTACTACGCTTGTCGGGCTTTGACAGACCAAGTGACCATTTGGCACCTTGATGAAAACGAGTTGCAAGATAGGCAGATTGAAACCAACCAGCCAGAAGCGACAGTGCGTAAGCAGTGTAACTACTATGTCTCTCATGCCGTTAGTAAAAAAGTTGAGCGAGACGTCAAACAGAGCCGCACCGAAGACGGCTGCCTATTTGTGGTGTTTAACCAATGTGGTGACACTGTTCTCAGTGACAGGCAGCGGCGTTTTCTTTCTACCTACATTACGCCACAGAAAGTGTTCGACTATCTTGACCAAACTGGCCTGTTGTTTGGTTGTGAGTTAGCCAGTAACCTGCTGCCGATGTGGCATAAAATCACTCGACCAGCAATGCCCGCAGCCGAGCTGCCCAAAAAAATTGATATTGCCATCTATGATTACAGCTCTCTAAGCAGCTGCGCGCTCGCGGTTAAACATTTGCTCGAACAACTCGGGGTTGAGGTCACCATCAACAGCTACAATTATCGTCAGCTGACGGCACTGTCTATTTCGGGACAACTGTCTGAGTCGATGATCATTACCAACATCAATTTGGACGACAATCGCCACGCATCGGCATTCAATAGTCTGTACCACAACCCTATTATTCAGCGCTGTATTGGCGAATCATCGAAACAGTGGCTAATGGAACACCTGACACAGCTGCGCTCTCAGACTCCGCTACCGGATTATCTTGACGCTCTGGAACCAATCGCCTCTGCGTTGATCAACCAATTTTGGTTATCGCCGCTATTTCACCACCGCCAAACCTTGCGCTTTCAAGGCGTTCTCAAAGACGTAGCACTCACCAACTGGGGTTGGCCAGACATCAAAAATGTGTGGACCACGGGTTGA
- a CDS encoding tetratricopeptide repeat protein, which produces MNIIGIAIGATGLLLLCMFMWMLALSLRKKRMDQERKERELAFRKALEKNRKQEQEERVHKAEQGHIPTILYLAKEAERARLKESLYWYSKAAKLDSVTGMYGVVRLSNKMKQDLVLREQAKFWQVAIAAMEGSLPHKYEMALALFNGHGTEVNVAKAIEIMQSAAEQNYVDAQIFLGDWWISPNNPNKNPTKSSEYYRDAAELKSNQGRMKLGLNYVKGIGVPLDFERGCYWIERAAEKGHLEAMYRAGETWMDQRPNGNAIAYIWLFLAAQLGYEPARNLRDQVALNIGVDTVVGLQSLAKPIIKKIRERKVSKHSIIKALNRLYKRRIPIDENSRVSNIDMLSQSAPLTEVEAVPPAEVMDELLEQEAEQPNIQSDGERLDFSQSPIDKH; this is translated from the coding sequence ATGAATATTATTGGGATCGCGATTGGAGCGACCGGTTTATTACTGCTGTGCATGTTTATGTGGATGTTAGCGCTCTCTCTGCGCAAGAAACGCATGGATCAAGAACGCAAGGAGCGCGAGTTGGCGTTTCGTAAAGCGCTGGAAAAAAATCGTAAACAGGAACAAGAAGAGCGGGTCCACAAAGCAGAACAAGGCCATATCCCGACCATCCTTTATTTAGCCAAAGAGGCAGAAAGGGCAAGGCTCAAGGAATCACTTTACTGGTATTCCAAAGCGGCAAAGCTCGATAGCGTTACTGGTATGTACGGTGTTGTGCGCCTGAGCAACAAAATGAAGCAGGATTTGGTGCTCAGGGAGCAAGCGAAGTTTTGGCAAGTCGCGATTGCGGCTATGGAAGGCAGTTTACCGCACAAGTATGAGATGGCGCTGGCGCTGTTTAATGGCCACGGTACCGAAGTGAACGTCGCAAAGGCGATTGAAATTATGCAGTCTGCGGCCGAACAAAACTATGTGGATGCGCAAATCTTTTTGGGTGACTGGTGGATTTCCCCTAACAACCCCAACAAAAATCCTACTAAGTCTAGCGAGTACTATCGCGATGCAGCCGAGCTGAAAAGCAATCAAGGGCGGATGAAGCTCGGCTTGAACTACGTTAAAGGGATCGGCGTGCCGCTTGACTTTGAGCGCGGCTGCTACTGGATAGAACGTGCAGCGGAGAAAGGCCACTTAGAGGCGATGTATCGGGCTGGCGAAACATGGATGGACCAACGTCCCAATGGTAATGCGATTGCCTATATCTGGTTGTTCCTAGCGGCGCAACTGGGCTATGAGCCGGCGCGTAACTTGCGCGATCAAGTGGCATTGAATATTGGGGTCGACACCGTTGTTGGGCTTCAAAGTCTAGCTAAACCTATCATTAAGAAGATTCGCGAGCGTAAAGTAAGTAAGCATTCGATCATCAAAGCGCTTAATCGACTCTATAAACGAAGAATTCCTATTGATGAGAACAGCCGAGTGAGCAATATCGATATGTTAAGTCAATCCGCACCACTCACTGAGGTTGAGGCAGTGCCGCCCGCTGAAGTGATGGACGAGCTGCTTGAACAAGAAGCAGAACAGCCTAATATTCAGTCCGATGGCGAGCGGCTTGACTTCTCTCAATCTCCTATTGATAAACACTAA
- a CDS encoding ABC transporter permease — MSNDSWFNSFPEMERSDLREIRKTLDGAYREFSREYGEMIESFFDPLLSFLIWFEKLLISTPWMIILAVCTGLVYAASRSWKLALGCFISLILIGYFGMWEDTMRTLSIITVCTLLSIILGIPIGIAMARSNRVQSMVTPMLDVMQTMPAFVYLIPVVMLLGIGKIPGLIAVVIYAIPPVIRLTNLGIRLVDKEVLEASTAFGASAKQRLFGVQLPLAMPTIMAGINQTIMMALSMVVIASMIGVKGLGQPVLKSITNQYFTLGLLNGFAIVALAILFDRASQAYAKRTQAHLGDLKHD; from the coding sequence ATGTCTAATGATAGTTGGTTCAACAGCTTTCCAGAGATGGAACGCTCGGATCTTAGAGAGATCCGCAAAACACTTGATGGCGCCTACCGGGAGTTTTCTCGCGAGTATGGTGAAATGATCGAGTCCTTCTTTGACCCCTTACTCTCTTTTCTGATTTGGTTTGAAAAACTGCTCATTTCCACACCTTGGATGATCATCCTCGCAGTGTGTACGGGTTTAGTCTATGCCGCGAGTCGCTCATGGAAATTAGCCTTAGGCTGTTTTATTTCACTGATTTTGATCGGCTACTTTGGGATGTGGGAAGACACGATGCGCACCTTAAGCATCATTACCGTCTGTACCTTGCTGTCGATAATACTCGGCATTCCAATTGGTATTGCGATGGCACGCTCTAATCGCGTCCAGTCGATGGTAACGCCAATGCTTGACGTCATGCAAACCATGCCAGCCTTTGTCTACTTGATCCCCGTGGTGATGCTACTTGGGATTGGTAAAATTCCGGGCCTGATTGCGGTGGTCATTTACGCTATACCGCCCGTGATTCGCCTGACCAACCTCGGTATTCGTTTGGTCGATAAAGAAGTCCTTGAGGCGTCCACGGCATTCGGTGCCAGCGCCAAACAGAGGCTGTTCGGCGTGCAACTGCCGCTGGCGATGCCAACCATCATGGCAGGTATTAACCAGACCATCATGATGGCACTCTCTATGGTGGTCATCGCATCAATGATTGGTGTCAAAGGGTTAGGCCAACCGGTATTAAAATCAATCACTAACCAGTACTTTACCCTTGGTCTTCTCAACGGCTTTGCCATCGTCGCGCTGGCAATTCTGTTTGACCGCGCCTCACAAGCTTATGCCAAACGCACTCAAGCTCACCTAGGAGACCTAAAACATGACTAA
- a CDS encoding glycoside hydrolase family 3 protein: protein MNNDLITQAQQNLAPVSRQAATEGIVLLKNEDATLPLRAHETVSLFGRCQIDTYRSGTGSGGAVNVPYSVSALQGLSEHSAISLNQELVDVYQHWIERHPFDDGGGGWAAEPWFQQEMPVTQELAQQAALKSDKAIVFIGRTAGEDQDNADAPGSYRLTETELDMLNQVSKHFASVIVVMNVTNIMDMSWLNTLAHKESIKAVLYSWAAGMEGGHALADILAGTHAPSGRLTDTIAYRLEDYPSSANFGRKDVNLYAEDIYVGYRYFETFAKQAVQFPFGYGLSYTDFSREFIDFTVSGQGRDTVLMFKVKVTNIGDTYAGKEVVQLYLAAPQGELGKPARVLVGFDKTQRLHPGESQLVTIEVGADRLASFDDSGVTGCKNCYVIEQGDYQFYLGASVREAQPIDAKWNVAQTLVIEQLTEAGAPVRAFERIKPVAAQNQYTIRYEPVPLRSVDMAQRIQAAMPETLALTGDQGIKLQHVKQQKASLEQFVAQLNPSQLATLVRGEGMCSPKVTPGTAAAFGGVSDELFSFGIPVVAAADGPSGIRMDSGHKATQVPIGTLLGCTWNRALNRKLFNLVGQELKANQIDTLLGPGINIHRHPLNGRNFEYFSEDPLMTGTMAAAQTLGLKEAGVSGTIKHYAANDQETARVDVDSVMSQRALREVHIKAFEMAVKEGGATTIMTAYNPVNGHWAASNFDLNTTILRQEWGYQGIVMTDWWAKMNDPIEAGKEAKTFTSFMIRSQNDLYMVVENDGAKANAMGDDTLEALENGTLQLGELQRCAINICRFILDTPAMARPLVPYEPIKSFAAIADSATDALALSQPLQIESKTNTRLTFSVEQAGVYQCFADLSYDRDSLAQSACSLWLNGEFSQTLPTNGTEGNMVRVEGLKVRLEPGIYHLDLDFVKPGLLLKQLEWIQD from the coding sequence ATGAACAATGATCTGATTACCCAAGCACAGCAAAATCTGGCCCCGGTCAGCCGTCAAGCGGCAACTGAGGGAATAGTGCTACTGAAAAACGAAGACGCCACTTTACCCCTACGTGCTCATGAAACCGTGTCGCTGTTTGGCCGCTGTCAAATCGATACTTACCGCAGTGGGACCGGATCGGGTGGGGCCGTGAACGTGCCTTACTCTGTTAGCGCGTTGCAGGGACTCTCTGAGCACAGCGCTATTAGCCTAAACCAAGAGTTGGTCGATGTTTATCAACATTGGATTGAACGCCATCCGTTTGATGATGGCGGCGGCGGCTGGGCAGCAGAGCCTTGGTTTCAACAAGAGATGCCGGTCACTCAGGAACTCGCGCAGCAAGCGGCATTAAAGTCAGACAAAGCGATTGTGTTTATCGGCCGCACAGCGGGTGAAGATCAAGATAACGCCGATGCCCCGGGTAGCTACCGACTCACAGAGACTGAGCTTGACATGCTAAACCAAGTGAGCAAGCACTTTGCGTCTGTGATTGTGGTCATGAATGTCACCAATATCATGGATATGTCTTGGCTCAACACTTTAGCGCACAAAGAGAGTATCAAAGCAGTGCTATACAGCTGGGCGGCAGGAATGGAAGGCGGACATGCTCTGGCGGATATTCTGGCGGGAACGCATGCACCAAGCGGTCGTCTCACCGATACCATTGCTTATCGCCTCGAAGATTACCCATCATCAGCAAACTTCGGTCGCAAAGATGTCAACCTGTACGCAGAAGATATTTACGTCGGTTACCGATATTTTGAAACTTTCGCCAAACAGGCAGTGCAGTTTCCCTTTGGTTATGGCTTAAGCTACACCGATTTTTCGCGAGAGTTTATCGACTTTACTGTCTCTGGGCAGGGTCGTGATACGGTGCTGATGTTCAAGGTGAAAGTGACCAACATTGGTGATACCTATGCTGGCAAAGAAGTGGTGCAGCTCTACCTTGCGGCTCCACAAGGTGAACTCGGTAAGCCTGCCCGAGTATTGGTCGGTTTTGATAAGACGCAGCGTCTACATCCTGGCGAATCGCAACTGGTGACGATTGAGGTGGGCGCTGACCGTCTCGCCTCATTTGACGACAGCGGTGTCACCGGTTGCAAAAATTGCTATGTGATTGAGCAGGGTGACTATCAATTCTATTTGGGTGCCAGTGTCCGTGAGGCGCAGCCGATTGATGCCAAATGGAATGTGGCGCAAACCTTAGTGATTGAGCAACTCACCGAAGCGGGGGCGCCAGTGCGCGCATTTGAGCGAATTAAGCCTGTGGCTGCGCAAAATCAGTACACAATTCGCTACGAGCCGGTTCCGCTGCGCAGTGTCGATATGGCACAGAGAATTCAAGCGGCAATGCCCGAAACCTTGGCATTGACGGGCGATCAAGGTATCAAACTGCAACACGTCAAACAGCAAAAAGCCTCCTTGGAGCAGTTTGTCGCGCAGCTCAACCCGTCTCAGTTGGCAACCCTAGTTCGCGGCGAGGGGATGTGTAGCCCGAAAGTCACTCCCGGCACAGCGGCCGCGTTTGGTGGTGTCAGTGATGAGCTGTTTTCGTTTGGGATTCCAGTGGTCGCTGCTGCTGATGGTCCCTCTGGGATTCGTATGGACAGTGGACACAAAGCAACCCAAGTGCCGATTGGTACACTGCTCGGTTGTACATGGAATCGCGCCTTAAACCGCAAGCTATTTAACTTGGTTGGTCAAGAGCTCAAGGCGAATCAGATTGATACCCTACTCGGGCCGGGGATCAATATTCATCGTCACCCGTTAAATGGCCGCAACTTTGAGTACTTCTCCGAAGATCCATTGATGACAGGCACCATGGCGGCAGCGCAAACCTTAGGGTTGAAAGAGGCCGGAGTGAGTGGAACCATCAAGCACTATGCGGCCAATGACCAAGAGACTGCCCGCGTCGATGTTGACAGTGTTATGTCGCAACGCGCCCTGCGCGAAGTTCACATCAAGGCGTTTGAAATGGCCGTCAAAGAGGGGGGCGCCACCACCATTATGACCGCTTACAATCCTGTGAATGGACATTGGGCCGCGTCCAACTTTGACCTCAACACCACGATTTTGCGCCAGGAGTGGGGTTATCAGGGGATTGTGATGACGGACTGGTGGGCCAAAATGAACGACCCGATTGAAGCAGGAAAAGAGGCGAAAACCTTTACCTCATTTATGATTCGATCGCAAAACGATCTGTATATGGTGGTGGAAAATGATGGTGCCAAAGCCAATGCAATGGGTGACGATACGCTAGAGGCGTTAGAAAACGGCACTTTGCAGCTTGGCGAATTGCAGCGCTGTGCGATCAATATTTGCCGGTTCATATTAGACACGCCAGCTATGGCACGACCACTGGTACCTTATGAGCCGATCAAATCCTTTGCAGCTATTGCCGATAGCGCAACCGATGCGTTGGCGCTGTCACAGCCATTGCAAATAGAAAGTAAAACCAATACTCGACTGACGTTTAGCGTAGAGCAGGCCGGTGTGTATCAATGCTTTGCAGACCTGAGCTATGATCGCGACTCGCTAGCGCAATCGGCGTGCAGTTTGTGGCTTAACGGTGAGTTTAGCCAAACTCTGCCTACCAACGGTACCGAAGGCAATATGGTGAGAGTGGAGGGTTTGAAAGTACGACTCGAGCCGGGCATTTATCACCTCGATCTCGACTTTGTTAAACCGGGATTGCTACTCAAACAGTTAGAGTGGATTCAAGACTAA
- a CDS encoding helix-turn-helix domain-containing protein produces the protein MTPRYRLRSHQRYQHLNFAFVDGDHRTDFAMHKHDFSELFLVLEGEGKHLVSEYQYPLCAGDIFVINGDTEHGFKDVRNLKLINLMFDDSAPFFELPSMRALSGYQALFKIEPIARQTSEYSAKLTLDRQQLQVTAHLLEQIRQEYQQAEPGFEIVISSLMQQLVVNLSRIYQSHQLNAPQTTFALSRALVFLEQHFTSSDIDIDQIANAAFVSPRQLQRLFRQYFECSPIQYLRSLQLNYASKLITDEKVTSVQEIAERSGFSDSNYFSKCYKQHFAQTPRDEIKKAAQ, from the coding sequence ATGACGCCGCGCTATCGACTGCGATCACATCAAAGATACCAACACCTAAATTTTGCGTTTGTCGACGGGGACCATCGAACCGACTTTGCGATGCATAAGCATGACTTTTCCGAGCTGTTTTTAGTGCTTGAAGGCGAAGGCAAGCACTTGGTTTCTGAGTACCAATACCCTCTCTGCGCGGGAGATATTTTTGTCATCAATGGCGACACCGAGCACGGTTTTAAAGATGTCCGTAACCTCAAGCTTATCAACTTAATGTTTGATGATTCCGCCCCTTTCTTTGAACTACCATCGATGCGCGCCCTTTCGGGTTATCAAGCCCTGTTCAAGATTGAACCCATTGCTCGGCAAACCAGTGAGTACAGTGCCAAGTTGACGCTAGACCGCCAGCAACTGCAAGTCACAGCGCACTTACTCGAACAAATTAGACAGGAATACCAACAAGCCGAGCCCGGCTTTGAGATTGTTATTAGCAGTTTGATGCAACAATTGGTGGTTAACCTGTCGCGTATCTACCAAAGCCATCAACTCAACGCTCCTCAAACCACCTTTGCGCTGAGTCGCGCTTTGGTGTTTTTAGAACAGCACTTTACCTCTAGTGATATCGACATCGATCAAATCGCCAACGCCGCGTTCGTTAGCCCGCGCCAACTGCAGCGTCTTTTCCGCCAATATTTTGAGTGCTCACCTATCCAATATCTTCGTTCGCTACAACTCAACTATGCCTCCAAACTGATCACCGATGAAAAAGTCACCTCGGTGCAAGAGATTGCAGAGCGCAGTGGATTTAGTGATAGCAACTATTTTTCTAAGTGTTACAAACAGCATTTTGCCCAAACACCGCGCGACGAGATAAAAAAAGCCGCTCAGTGA